The proteins below come from a single Streptomyces spongiicola genomic window:
- a CDS encoding acyltransferase family protein, translating to MRHNVPGSRALAVPSGRDRLPSLTGLRFWAALLVVAYHLSRQVGQIPGASELAWYGRSGVTFFFVLSGFVLAWTYDGRQVPAKVFLRRRFARVWPLLAVTTALSVGVWLALGKAVSAKAVAATLLLVNAWIPDRVMLQGGNPAAWSLSDEAWFYLVFPVLMALPAVRSGRGRRRIWVAACAGVVLVWLSGALIAAGVPRVWALDYLPLTRTLQFLLGVVAGLAVARGWRPPIGLWSAVALVVGWHLVLIPWSEAVPDALWYGPYHASHLLSTPLFALLVAAAAHADLSGRKTGLGGRWSIHLGHWSFAWYLIHEIVIRVWVARHGRPEGVPDTAVVWLVVIVVSLALSACAYRWVEHPLERRLRGNGPGVPSGGGHTGDVRHTAEAVRPN from the coding sequence ATGCGACACAACGTTCCCGGCAGCCGTGCCCTGGCCGTCCCGTCCGGCAGGGATCGCCTCCCGTCCCTCACCGGACTGCGCTTCTGGGCGGCGCTGCTGGTGGTCGCCTACCACCTCTCGCGGCAGGTCGGCCAGATACCCGGGGCCAGTGAGCTGGCCTGGTACGGCCGCAGCGGAGTGACCTTCTTCTTCGTGCTGTCCGGATTCGTCCTGGCCTGGACGTACGACGGCAGGCAGGTGCCCGCGAAGGTCTTTCTCCGGCGCCGCTTCGCCCGTGTCTGGCCGCTCCTCGCCGTCACGACGGCACTGTCCGTGGGGGTGTGGCTCGCGCTCGGCAAGGCCGTGTCGGCGAAGGCCGTGGCCGCGACGCTGCTGCTGGTCAACGCCTGGATACCCGACCGGGTCATGCTGCAGGGCGGCAATCCCGCCGCCTGGTCGCTCAGCGACGAGGCGTGGTTCTATCTGGTCTTTCCCGTGCTGATGGCCCTGCCGGCCGTGCGTTCGGGCCGTGGGCGGCGCCGGATCTGGGTGGCGGCCTGTGCGGGTGTCGTGCTCGTGTGGCTGAGCGGTGCCCTGATCGCCGCCGGTGTGCCGCGCGTCTGGGCGCTCGACTACCTGCCGCTGACCCGCACCCTTCAGTTCCTGCTCGGTGTGGTGGCCGGACTCGCGGTGGCCAGGGGCTGGCGGCCGCCCATCGGCCTCTGGTCCGCCGTGGCGCTGGTGGTCGGCTGGCACCTCGTGCTGATTCCCTGGTCGGAGGCCGTCCCGGACGCTCTCTGGTACGGCCCCTACCACGCCTCGCACCTGCTCTCCACGCCACTCTTCGCACTCCTCGTGGCCGCGGCCGCGCACGCGGACCTGAGCGGCCGGAAGACGGGACTCGGCGGAAGGTGGTCCATACACCTCGGGCACTGGTCGTTCGCCTGGTACCTGATCCACGAGATCGTCATCCGCGTGTGGGTGGCGAGGCACGGCCGGCCCGAGGGAGTGCCGGACACCGCCGTGGTGTGGCTGGTGGTCATCGTGGTGAGTCTGGCCCTGTCCGCGTGCGCCTACCGCTGGGTGGAGCACCCCCTCGAACGACGGCTGCGCGGCAACGGCCCGGGGGTACCGTCGGGTGGCGGACACACCGGCGACGTGCGGCACACGGCCGAGGCGGTGCGACCGAACTGA
- a CDS encoding IS1634 family transposase, producing MYLRTTQRKNKNGTTVRYVQLAHNRRVGGTTQAEVVHNFGREDQLDTDGLRRLVASINRYLGEDGADAAAPAAGGGLQVTGSRPLGAVWLLQGLWRQLEIDAALKKILGARRFRTDVERVLFALAANRAIAPASKLSAAEWAGRDAVIPGLEAMDENQAYRAMDLLVEADAQAEVQEAVFFAVANLLNLEVDLLFFDTTNTYFERDEPDEGETPFRAYGKSKDHRDDLPQITIGLAVTKEGVPVRCWCWPGGTSDQAILPQVKDDMRDWKLGRVITVVDRGFSSADNLAYLTRAGGHYIAGMRMRDGGDLAEAALARQGRYQSVRDNLRVKEVKLDQAPGRRFVICHNPAQEERDRRHREEAIKRIEAELERIRSQRERDAKRATTAKARERAEAAHVRAECALIEHPTLKRWLRTSKNGRLAIDRAKVKAEERLDGKYLLTSSDPHLSAEEIAVGYKALLEAERGFRDLKTVLELRPVFHRLEHRIRAHVLLCWLALLLIRVAERRTGQTWNRISTELGRVHEVTLTGDAGQITQTTPLTSQQAALYRACGIKPPPRITAADPA from the coding sequence ATGTACTTGCGGACCACCCAGCGGAAGAACAAGAACGGCACGACGGTTCGCTATGTTCAGCTCGCGCACAACCGGCGGGTGGGCGGCACTACGCAGGCCGAGGTGGTGCACAATTTCGGCCGCGAGGACCAGCTCGACACCGACGGCCTGCGCCGTCTGGTCGCCTCGATCAACCGCTACCTGGGCGAGGACGGCGCTGACGCGGCCGCTCCGGCGGCCGGCGGCGGCCTGCAGGTGACCGGCTCGCGCCCGCTCGGGGCGGTCTGGCTTCTGCAGGGCCTGTGGCGGCAGTTGGAGATCGACGCCGCCCTGAAGAAGATCCTCGGCGCGCGCCGGTTCCGCACCGACGTCGAGCGCGTGCTGTTCGCACTGGCCGCCAACCGTGCCATCGCCCCGGCCTCCAAGCTGTCGGCGGCCGAGTGGGCCGGCCGCGACGCGGTGATACCCGGCCTGGAGGCCATGGACGAGAACCAGGCATACCGGGCCATGGACCTGCTGGTGGAGGCCGACGCCCAGGCTGAAGTGCAGGAAGCGGTGTTCTTCGCGGTCGCCAACCTCCTCAACCTCGAAGTCGACCTGCTGTTCTTCGACACCACCAATACCTACTTCGAACGCGACGAACCCGACGAGGGCGAGACCCCGTTCCGCGCCTACGGCAAGAGCAAGGACCACCGCGACGACCTGCCGCAGATCACCATCGGACTGGCTGTCACCAAAGAGGGCGTCCCGGTCCGGTGTTGGTGCTGGCCCGGCGGCACCAGCGACCAGGCGATCCTGCCGCAGGTCAAGGACGACATGCGCGACTGGAAGCTGGGCCGCGTGATCACCGTGGTCGACCGCGGCTTCTCCTCCGCGGACAATCTCGCCTACCTCACCCGCGCCGGCGGCCACTACATCGCCGGGATGCGCATGCGTGACGGAGGCGACCTGGCCGAGGCCGCGCTCGCCCGGCAGGGCCGCTACCAGAGCGTCCGCGACAACCTGCGCGTCAAGGAAGTCAAGCTCGACCAGGCCCCGGGCCGGCGCTTCGTCATCTGCCACAACCCTGCCCAGGAGGAACGCGACCGTCGCCATCGCGAGGAGGCCATCAAGCGGATCGAGGCCGAACTGGAGCGGATCCGGTCCCAGCGTGAACGTGACGCCAAGCGCGCGACCACAGCCAAGGCGCGGGAGCGGGCGGAGGCCGCCCACGTGCGCGCCGAGTGCGCGCTGATCGAACACCCCACCCTGAAGCGGTGGTTGAGAACGTCGAAGAACGGACGGCTGGCCATCGACCGCGCCAAGGTCAAGGCCGAGGAGCGTCTCGACGGCAAGTACCTGCTGACCAGCTCCGATCCGCACCTGAGTGCCGAGGAGATCGCGGTCGGCTACAAGGCTCTCCTGGAAGCCGAGCGCGGATTTCGTGATCTGAAAACGGTGCTGGAACTACGACCGGTCTTTCACCGTCTCGAACACCGCATCCGCGCCCACGTGCTGCTGTGCTGGCTCGCACTGCTGCTGATCCGCGTCGCCGAACGCCGCACCGGACAGACCTGGAACCGGATCAGCACCGAACTCGGCCGCGTGCACGAGGTCACCCTCACCGGCGACGCCGGACAGATCACCCAGACCACCCCGCTCACCAGCCAGCAGGCCGCCCTCTACCGCGCCTGCGGCATCAAACCGCCGCCACGGATCACCGCCGCAGACCCGGCCTGA
- a CDS encoding CU044_2847 family protein yields the protein MAEFVKFTFEDGQSVLLEVFPSPLTEQRAGEEPEPGSAPLVPVARPGSGRVARATRGALEQVLKPLVPVLQSVHNTVSTMDQRPQQVTVDLGVKIGNDLTLGIVANKGEASLTVSATWNLDGTAPTE from the coding sequence ATGGCGGAGTTCGTGAAATTCACCTTCGAGGACGGCCAGTCAGTGCTGCTAGAGGTGTTCCCCAGTCCGCTCACGGAGCAGCGAGCGGGAGAGGAACCGGAACCTGGCTCTGCGCCTCTCGTCCCCGTCGCCCGCCCAGGCAGCGGCCGGGTAGCTCGGGCCACACGCGGTGCGCTGGAGCAGGTACTCAAGCCCTTGGTCCCAGTGCTTCAGTCCGTGCACAACACCGTTTCGACCATGGACCAACGCCCTCAGCAGGTCACTGTCGACCTGGGCGTAAAGATCGGTAACGATCTGACACTGGGCATCGTAGCCAACAAGGGCGAGGCGAGCCTGACCGTTTCCGCCACCTGGAACCTCGATGGCACCGCGCCCACGGAGTAA
- a CDS encoding VMAP-C domain-containing protein: MAALLGTAAHQELYEAARRAVPHLSLTTTNGADCDAADLAALIEDLEDRQLESGIVPPLLQAIEEVAAGRPENGEDLRSWSERVASRLGVSQGAMAQCRWTSRSRATARASPPILRVWLWPGAVVDSFHYVIRLYDGQGELAEVWTDMDTLRSRAELCADLSSAINGLDRYEDSAGIEFLLEEGSFGLAVDRLQTQAGVLGPRLLGLDRVVVLRGQRVFRAGEWRARWQRRQNPGSGPHVVHDQESADSTLTNKREIACVIAACPPEQRERTLALCRWFGVPVVLWHRDAHGPQAADALLPVVREDWPTSLREEVRRCRAEARHDTAHVGAHLALLWEDPSWTPPQPRLSTPTISEGGAA; this comes from the coding sequence TTGGCCGCGCTGCTCGGCACGGCCGCGCATCAGGAACTCTATGAGGCCGCGCGCCGCGCCGTACCGCATCTCTCCCTGACGACGACCAACGGGGCCGACTGCGACGCCGCCGACCTCGCCGCGTTGATCGAGGATCTGGAGGACAGACAGCTGGAGTCCGGCATCGTGCCGCCGCTGCTACAGGCGATCGAAGAGGTGGCAGCAGGCCGGCCCGAAAACGGCGAGGATCTGCGGTCTTGGTCGGAACGGGTTGCTTCCCGCCTGGGAGTCAGCCAAGGAGCGATGGCGCAGTGCCGGTGGACTTCCAGATCCCGCGCCACCGCCCGCGCGTCGCCGCCAATCCTCAGAGTGTGGCTCTGGCCGGGGGCCGTTGTCGACTCCTTCCACTACGTGATCCGTCTCTACGACGGACAGGGCGAGTTGGCAGAGGTGTGGACCGACATGGACACACTGCGCAGCCGTGCCGAACTCTGTGCCGACCTCTCCAGCGCCATCAATGGCCTCGATCGCTACGAAGACTCGGCAGGGATCGAGTTCCTCTTGGAGGAGGGATCCTTCGGCTTGGCTGTTGACCGCCTGCAGACCCAGGCCGGGGTGCTCGGCCCACGGCTTCTCGGGCTCGATCGGGTTGTGGTCCTGCGCGGACAGCGGGTGTTCCGCGCCGGTGAATGGAGGGCCCGGTGGCAGCGGAGACAAAACCCGGGCTCGGGACCGCACGTAGTGCACGATCAAGAATCAGCGGACAGCACCCTGACGAACAAGCGTGAAATCGCCTGCGTCATCGCCGCATGTCCACCGGAGCAACGGGAACGCACCCTTGCCCTCTGCCGCTGGTTCGGCGTACCCGTGGTGTTGTGGCACAGGGACGCCCATGGTCCCCAGGCCGCCGACGCGTTGCTGCCTGTCGTACGCGAGGACTGGCCGACCAGCCTCCGCGAAGAGGTCAGACGGTGTCGTGCCGAGGCCCGGCACGACACCGCGCACGTGGGCGCCCATCTGGCCCTGCTGTGGGAGGACCCGAGCTGGACACCGCCGCAACCACGGCTGTCGACACCAACGATTTCCGAAGGTGGTGCCGCATGA